A window of Ruania suaedae contains these coding sequences:
- a CDS encoding alpha/beta hydrolase, protein MVTDILGEPWQQQTLPLRPDAGGEAVATLVSAGTPSSTRAVLYLHGFTDYFFQTEHAQAWLDAGYTFHALDLRDCGRSIRPGRPPSFVADLRTYDEEITLALNRLRAGAEEVVLLGHSTGGLIASLYASDHSGAVDALVLNSPWFDLNSSWLNRVVTTRIVDVLGGRWPMLRVSTLGEAYGRSLHVSAGGDWDYDLTRKPIEDVPVHAGWLRAVRRGHARIARGLDVQVPVLVCTSGRSGHPGHPSAADLAGADCVLDVEQMWARAPRLGPDVSVRRFDGGRHDLALSSPRVRARYVQTVLDWLARRLPADGTGSLSSPS, encoded by the coding sequence ATGGTGACCGACATCCTGGGTGAGCCCTGGCAGCAGCAGACCCTGCCGCTGCGACCCGACGCCGGAGGCGAGGCCGTCGCGACCCTGGTCAGCGCGGGGACTCCGAGCTCGACCCGCGCGGTGCTGTACCTGCACGGCTTCACCGACTACTTCTTCCAGACCGAGCACGCCCAGGCGTGGCTCGATGCCGGCTACACCTTCCACGCCCTCGACCTGCGCGACTGCGGCCGCTCGATCCGGCCCGGCCGCCCACCGAGCTTCGTGGCCGACCTGCGCACCTACGACGAGGAGATCACCCTCGCACTGAACCGGCTCCGCGCCGGCGCCGAGGAGGTGGTACTGCTGGGGCACTCCACCGGCGGGCTGATCGCCTCCCTGTACGCCTCCGACCACTCCGGCGCCGTCGACGCCCTGGTGCTGAACAGTCCCTGGTTCGACCTGAACTCCTCCTGGCTGAACCGGGTGGTCACCACCCGGATCGTCGATGTGCTCGGCGGGCGCTGGCCGATGCTGCGGGTGAGCACCCTGGGCGAGGCATACGGCCGCAGCCTGCACGTCTCCGCCGGTGGGGACTGGGACTACGACCTCACCCGCAAACCCATCGAGGACGTCCCCGTCCATGCCGGCTGGTTGCGGGCCGTGCGGCGGGGCCACGCCCGCATCGCCCGCGGGCTCGACGTCCAGGTGCCCGTGCTGGTGTGCACCTCCGGGCGCAGCGGCCACCCGGGCCACCCGAGCGCCGCCGACCTCGCCGGCGCCGACTGCGTGCTCGACGTGGAGCAGATGTGGGCCCGCGCGCCCCGGCTGGGGCCGGACGTCAGCGTGCGCCGGTTCGACGGCGGCCGCCACGATCTCGCCCTCTCGAGCCCGCGGGTGCGTGCCCGGTATGTGCAGACCGTCCTGGACTGGCTGGCTCGCCGGCTGCCCGCCGACGGGAC
- a CDS encoding aminotransferase class V-fold PLP-dependent enzyme: MSQQSLLPLVGADTAVPLTVPREGEWTIGYANLDYAASAPALTAVADAVSRALPLYASVHRGAGYLSQVSTALYEQARAAVGRFVGAREGDVAVITRNTTDSLNLLGGCVPGRVLVLDIEHHANLLPWQRHGADVLAARATVAETVTALREALAEGQYALVAITGASNVTGESLPVTEVVTAAHEAGARVVVDAAQLAPHRLFSLQATGADYVAISGHKLYAPYGAGALVGRRDWLDAGTPYLAGGGAVTNVALEETVWEPAPQRHEAGSPNVIGAIALGVACTQLEAVAERLAEHDSRLRARLVAGLEALEGVQVLRLWPDSAEPTAVVSFSVPGHDAGLVAAYLSAEHGIGVRDGRFCAHPLLAARGLEAGLRASIGLGTTDEHVDRLIAGIESYLTTGPQASYEVVGGRWQPRDDQRELPAALGLLQDLHAEADAPSVLATAAAGAGCGPAPSTAPTVAQVLAGAH; the protein is encoded by the coding sequence ATGTCGCAGCAGTCCCTGCTCCCCCTCGTCGGCGCCGACACGGCCGTGCCGCTCACCGTCCCCCGCGAGGGTGAGTGGACGATCGGCTACGCCAACCTCGACTACGCCGCGAGCGCACCCGCGCTCACAGCCGTGGCCGACGCCGTCTCTCGCGCGCTGCCGCTCTACGCGAGCGTGCACCGCGGCGCCGGCTACCTCTCGCAGGTCTCGACGGCGCTCTACGAGCAGGCACGCGCCGCCGTCGGGCGCTTCGTGGGAGCCCGTGAGGGCGACGTCGCGGTGATCACCCGCAACACCACCGACTCGTTGAACCTGCTCGGCGGATGCGTGCCGGGGCGGGTGCTGGTGCTCGACATCGAGCATCATGCCAATCTGCTCCCGTGGCAGCGCCACGGCGCCGACGTGCTCGCCGCGCGCGCCACCGTCGCCGAGACCGTGACGGCCCTGCGCGAGGCCCTGGCCGAGGGGCAGTACGCCCTGGTCGCGATCACCGGTGCCTCGAACGTGACCGGTGAGTCGCTGCCGGTGACCGAGGTGGTCACCGCAGCGCACGAGGCGGGAGCCCGGGTGGTGGTCGACGCCGCCCAGCTGGCGCCGCATCGCCTCTTCTCGCTGCAGGCCACCGGCGCCGACTACGTGGCCATCTCCGGCCACAAGCTCTACGCCCCCTACGGTGCGGGTGCGCTGGTCGGGCGCCGAGACTGGCTGGACGCCGGCACCCCGTACCTCGCCGGGGGCGGAGCGGTGACGAACGTGGCCCTCGAGGAGACGGTCTGGGAGCCGGCCCCGCAGCGACACGAGGCCGGGAGCCCGAACGTGATCGGCGCGATCGCGCTCGGCGTGGCCTGCACCCAGCTCGAGGCGGTGGCCGAGCGCCTCGCCGAGCACGACTCCCGGCTGCGGGCGCGGCTGGTGGCCGGACTCGAGGCGCTCGAGGGCGTGCAGGTGCTGCGGCTGTGGCCCGACTCGGCCGAACCCACCGCCGTCGTCTCCTTCAGCGTGCCCGGCCACGACGCCGGGCTGGTCGCCGCGTACCTCTCGGCCGAGCACGGGATCGGGGTGCGGGACGGGCGGTTCTGCGCCCACCCGCTGCTCGCGGCCCGGGGGCTGGAGGCGGGACTCCGAGCCAGCATCGGCCTCGGCACCACCGACGAGCACGTGGACCGGCTGATCGCCGGGATCGAGAGCTACCTCACCACCGGTCCGCAGGCCTCCTACGAGGTGGTGGGCGGGCGGTGGCAGCCCCGCGACGACCAGCGCGAGCTGCCCGCGGCCCTCGGCCTGCTGCAGGACCTGCACGCCGAGGCGGACGCGCCGTCGGTGCTCGCGACCGCCGCAGCCGGTGCCGGGTGCGGACCGGCCCCGAGCACCGCGCCGACGGTCGCGCAGGTGCTCGCCGGCGCCCACTGA
- a CDS encoding DUF1737 domain-containing protein, whose product MTEHTTGHPNGPGTHGRGGPAGPPGHRYRLLTGPDDAAFCERVSDALEEGYELYGSPSVTFDGSRVIAAQAVRWPTNDERPNAEVRPV is encoded by the coding sequence ATGACCGAGCACACGACCGGGCACCCGAACGGTCCGGGCACACATGGCCGGGGCGGCCCCGCCGGACCTCCTGGCCACCGGTACCGGTTGCTCACCGGTCCTGACGACGCGGCCTTCTGCGAGCGCGTCAGCGATGCCCTCGAGGAGGGCTACGAACTGTACGGGTCGCCGTCGGTGACCTTCGACGGCAGCAGGGTCATCGCCGCACAGGCGGTGCGGTGGCCCACCAACGACGAACGACCGAACGCGGAGGTGCGGCCCGTATGA
- a CDS encoding rhodanese-like domain-containing protein, with the protein MSYAGDLNPKDAWALLAEHPDAALVDVRTQAEWSFVGVPRTDEIDRPTLLIEWNTFPNGSRNPAFLDQLSRAGYAAGDGKPLVFICRSGQRSIAAAEAATAAGFGPAYNVSDGFEGPTDTEGHRGWVGWRADGLPWTQS; encoded by the coding sequence ATGAGCTATGCAGGTGACCTGAACCCCAAGGACGCATGGGCGCTCCTGGCCGAGCACCCCGACGCCGCGCTCGTGGACGTCCGCACGCAGGCCGAGTGGTCCTTCGTCGGTGTGCCGCGCACGGACGAGATCGACCGGCCGACGCTGCTGATCGAGTGGAACACCTTCCCGAACGGCTCGCGCAACCCCGCGTTCCTGGACCAGCTGAGCCGTGCCGGGTACGCGGCCGGGGACGGCAAGCCGCTGGTGTTCATCTGCCGCAGCGGACAGCGCTCCATCGCCGCCGCGGAGGCGGCCACGGCCGCCGGGTTCGGCCCGGCGTACAACGTCAGCGACGGTTTCGAGGGGCCCACCGACACCGAGGGCCACCGTGGCTGGGTCGGGTGGCGGGCGGACGGCCTGCCCTGGACGCAGAGCTGA
- a CDS encoding O-succinylhomoserine sulfhydrylase yields MSDPRPHASLPEGLGPATLAVRGGQQRTEFRETSEPLFLTQGYVYDHAADAEAAFAGEADRFIYSRYGNPTVAAFEERLRLLEGSEACFSTATGMSAVFTSLAALVSSGSRIVAGNALFGSTFVVLDDILGRWGVQVDYVNAHRIEEWEAALATPADVVLFETPSNPMQDIVDVQAVCELAHRAGATVILDNVFATPILQRPHELGVDVVVYSATKHIDGQGRVLGGAILGSRDYIEGPVKQMIRNTGPSLSPFNAWVLLKGLETLAVRVRAQTAAALEIAGWLESQPGVRAVRYPFLDSHPQAELARAQMSGGGTVVTIDLDVDGEQEQIKERTFAFLDALQLVDISNNLGDAKSLITHPATTTHSKIAREKRYAVGITDSTVRLSVGLEDVVDLQADLSRALRAL; encoded by the coding sequence GTGAGTGATCCGCGCCCGCACGCCAGTCTGCCCGAGGGGCTCGGGCCGGCCACCCTCGCCGTGCGCGGCGGGCAGCAACGGACCGAGTTCCGTGAGACCTCCGAGCCGCTGTTCCTCACCCAGGGGTACGTCTACGACCACGCCGCCGACGCCGAAGCCGCGTTCGCGGGCGAGGCCGACCGGTTCATCTACTCCCGCTATGGCAATCCGACCGTGGCCGCCTTCGAGGAACGGTTGCGCCTGCTCGAGGGGTCCGAGGCCTGCTTCTCGACGGCGACCGGTATGTCCGCCGTGTTCACCTCCCTGGCCGCCCTGGTCTCCTCGGGCAGCCGGATCGTGGCTGGGAATGCGTTGTTCGGCTCCACCTTCGTGGTCCTCGACGACATCCTCGGCCGGTGGGGCGTGCAGGTGGACTACGTGAACGCCCACCGGATCGAGGAGTGGGAGGCGGCGCTGGCCACCCCGGCCGACGTGGTGCTGTTCGAGACGCCCTCGAACCCGATGCAGGACATCGTGGACGTGCAGGCGGTGTGCGAGCTGGCCCATCGGGCGGGGGCCACCGTGATCCTCGACAACGTCTTCGCCACCCCGATCCTGCAGCGCCCGCACGAGCTGGGCGTGGACGTGGTGGTGTACTCGGCCACCAAGCACATCGACGGCCAGGGCCGGGTGCTGGGCGGGGCCATCCTCGGCAGCCGGGACTACATCGAGGGGCCCGTCAAGCAGATGATCCGCAACACCGGTCCGAGCCTGAGCCCGTTCAACGCCTGGGTGCTGCTCAAGGGACTGGAGACGCTTGCCGTACGGGTGCGGGCGCAGACCGCCGCGGCGCTGGAGATCGCGGGATGGCTGGAGTCCCAGCCGGGGGTGCGTGCGGTGCGCTACCCCTTCCTGGACTCCCATCCGCAGGCCGAGCTGGCGAGAGCCCAGATGAGCGGCGGAGGCACGGTGGTGACGATCGACCTGGACGTCGATGGCGAGCAGGAGCAGATCAAGGAGCGCACGTTCGCTTTCCTCGACGCCCTGCAGCTGGTGGACATCTCCAACAACCTCGGGGATGCCAAGTCGCTGATCACCCACCCGGCCACCACGACGCATTCGAAGATCGCGCGGGAGAAGCGCTACGCCGTCGGGATCACCGACTCCACGGTGCGGCTCTCGGTCGGGCTGGAGGATGTGGTGGACCTGCAGGCGGACCTGAGTCGGGCGCTGCGGGCGCTGTAG
- a CDS encoding glycoside hydrolase family 127 protein, producing the protein MSVTPTTHSAGLPVMPAQGAVRPLGGPQVAIEGGFWARLQELNATTIIDHAQDWMERVGWIGNFDAAVAGTITEVRRGREFSDSDVYKLMEAMAWEIGRTGSTTLDERFRALTARIAPVQTGDGYLNTKFGRPGQRPRYSNLEWGHELYCYGHLFQAAVARLRTTGEDDFVRLALRAADHVCTEFGPDGRAQVGGHPEVETALAELARATGEQRYLDQAALFVQRRGGGTLADIELGRSYYQDDVPVREATVARGHAVRALYLAAGATDVAVDTGDDELLEALLEQARTTLARRTYLTGGMGARHTGEAFGEDYSLPPDRSYSETCAGIGAIQYFQRLLLATGDPEWADQIERILFNVVATSPAEDGRSFFYSNTLYRREAGEPPAVDVPSPRAESSMRAPWYDVSCCPTNVARTIASLDAYVATASENGLQLNQYASGTVTAELATGTVAVHVETDYPESGAIRIRVERSPDGEWTLSLRVPQWAAGTTVEIDGHVQEVEPGYAQVEAPPAGAEVVLTLPVAPRWIWPDDRIDAVRGQVAVQCGPRVYCLEGIDLAGEIGDVLVDSSRPPQGGPGDVTVNVRTATHPDVAWPYTSAPQHPELTDVRPVRLVPYHSWGNRGPSSMRVWLPTT; encoded by the coding sequence ATGTCTGTCACACCCACCACACACTCCGCTGGATTGCCCGTGATGCCCGCTCAGGGCGCCGTCCGGCCACTCGGAGGGCCCCAAGTCGCCATCGAAGGAGGCTTCTGGGCTCGCCTGCAGGAGTTGAATGCCACCACGATCATCGACCATGCCCAGGATTGGATGGAGCGGGTGGGATGGATCGGCAACTTTGACGCTGCCGTGGCGGGCACGATCACCGAGGTCCGGCGAGGCCGGGAATTCTCCGACTCCGACGTGTACAAGCTGATGGAAGCGATGGCCTGGGAGATCGGCCGTACCGGCAGCACCACCCTCGACGAGCGCTTCCGTGCGCTCACTGCACGGATCGCCCCGGTTCAGACCGGCGACGGCTACCTCAACACGAAGTTCGGCCGTCCCGGGCAGCGCCCCCGGTATTCCAACCTCGAGTGGGGGCACGAACTGTACTGCTACGGGCACCTGTTCCAGGCCGCGGTCGCGCGGCTACGGACCACCGGCGAGGACGACTTCGTGCGGCTCGCACTGCGCGCGGCCGACCACGTGTGCACAGAGTTCGGCCCGGACGGCCGAGCCCAGGTCGGTGGGCATCCCGAGGTCGAGACCGCGCTGGCCGAGCTCGCCCGCGCCACCGGCGAGCAGCGGTACCTGGACCAGGCGGCCCTGTTCGTGCAACGCCGCGGAGGTGGCACTCTCGCCGACATCGAGCTCGGGCGTTCCTACTACCAGGACGACGTGCCGGTCCGTGAGGCCACGGTCGCGCGCGGTCACGCCGTGCGGGCGTTGTACCTGGCCGCAGGCGCCACCGACGTGGCCGTGGACACCGGCGATGACGAGCTGCTCGAGGCGTTGCTCGAACAGGCGCGCACCACACTGGCGCGGCGCACCTATCTGACCGGCGGGATGGGAGCCCGGCACACCGGAGAGGCCTTCGGCGAGGACTACTCCCTGCCCCCGGACCGCTCCTACTCCGAGACCTGCGCCGGTATCGGCGCCATCCAGTACTTTCAGCGACTGCTGCTCGCGACCGGCGACCCGGAATGGGCGGACCAGATCGAGCGGATCCTGTTCAACGTCGTCGCCACGTCCCCGGCGGAGGACGGGCGTAGCTTCTTCTACTCCAACACCCTCTACCGCCGTGAGGCCGGCGAGCCCCCTGCGGTTGACGTGCCGAGTCCACGGGCGGAGTCGAGCATGCGGGCCCCGTGGTACGACGTCTCCTGCTGCCCCACGAACGTCGCCCGCACTATCGCCTCGCTGGATGCCTACGTCGCCACAGCGAGCGAGAACGGACTGCAGCTGAACCAATACGCGTCGGGAACGGTCACCGCTGAGCTGGCAACCGGCACGGTGGCGGTGCACGTCGAAACCGACTACCCCGAGTCCGGGGCCATCCGGATTCGGGTCGAGCGCAGTCCCGACGGCGAGTGGACCCTCTCCCTGCGGGTGCCGCAGTGGGCCGCGGGTACCACCGTCGAGATCGATGGCCACGTACAGGAGGTCGAGCCGGGGTATGCACAGGTCGAAGCCCCGCCGGCAGGGGCCGAGGTTGTCCTCACGTTGCCCGTCGCGCCCCGCTGGATCTGGCCGGATGACCGGATCGACGCGGTGCGCGGGCAGGTCGCGGTGCAGTGCGGACCGCGGGTCTACTGCCTCGAGGGCATCGATCTGGCAGGAGAGATCGGCGACGTCCTGGTCGATTCCTCACGTCCACCGCAAGGTGGGCCGGGAGACGTGACGGTCAATGTCAGGACCGCCACGCACCCGGACGTGGCCTGGCCCTACACGTCGGCACCTCAGCATCCCGAACTGACAGATGTGCGTCCGGTCCGCTTGGTGCCCTATCACTCCTGGGGCAACCGTGGCCCGTCCTCGATGCGGGTGTGGCTGCCGACCACCTGA
- a CDS encoding carbohydrate ABC transporter permease → MTLLYGVPLFWIVLTSFKGSDEVFGPAFSFSPTLDAYRDMIGPQLWSSLQQSVAIAVGTTAFVLLIAVPAAYAVARVSGWVSMIGLGLLIVFQMSPQTANVIPLFQIFGEWRMLDSTAGVIVADTALLTPFAVMLLRPFFRAVPPQLEEAAAIDGAGVMRIFATVVLPIARNGVFTVGTLVFLLSWGEFLYAVNFYLSPGQYPLSALLAQQVSAFGINWPGLMALSVLTSIPILIVYLLAYGQLRDGLAAGSVK, encoded by the coding sequence ATGACACTCTTGTACGGGGTCCCCCTGTTCTGGATCGTGCTCACCTCCTTCAAGGGCTCGGATGAGGTGTTCGGGCCTGCGTTCTCCTTCAGCCCCACCCTGGACGCCTACCGCGACATGATCGGCCCACAGCTGTGGAGCTCCCTGCAGCAGTCGGTGGCGATCGCCGTCGGAACCACCGCCTTCGTACTCCTCATCGCCGTGCCCGCCGCCTACGCCGTGGCGCGCGTGAGCGGATGGGTCTCGATGATCGGGCTGGGACTGTTGATCGTGTTCCAGATGAGCCCGCAGACGGCGAACGTGATCCCGCTGTTCCAGATCTTCGGCGAGTGGCGCATGCTCGACTCCACGGCAGGGGTAATCGTCGCCGATACCGCACTGCTGACCCCGTTCGCGGTGATGCTGCTGCGGCCGTTCTTCCGGGCCGTCCCGCCCCAGCTGGAGGAGGCGGCCGCGATCGACGGTGCCGGGGTGATGCGCATCTTCGCCACCGTGGTGCTACCGATCGCCCGGAACGGGGTGTTCACGGTAGGCACCCTGGTGTTCCTGCTCTCCTGGGGGGAGTTTCTCTACGCCGTGAACTTCTACCTTTCGCCCGGTCAGTACCCGCTCAGTGCCCTACTGGCGCAGCAGGTTTCCGCCTTCGGCATCAACTGGCCCGGACTGATGGCACTCTCGGTGCTCACCTCGATCCCCATCCTCATCGTGTACCTGCTCGCCTACGGCCAGCTCCGCGACGGTCTCGCCGCGGGCTCGGTCAAGTAG
- a CDS encoding carbohydrate ABC transporter permease: MTTATTTPPARRPGPGQARKRRRRLSPHAPFALPAVVVLGLFSLYPLIQLLRMSVSDVSTSNLGQDWAFVGLQNYLDGFASGATGDALARTAIFVLAVTILGMIGGFAAAAALRTKGWWSSVLLSLMVFAWALPPVVNGSVWKFLLASDGLANSIVTGLGFSERPFLYDQYWALGSVAVVNAWAVIPFNTLVFRAALLQIDREQFEAAALDGASRWQEVRHIMLPAVRPTSLVLLILTVVYGFRSFDFIYVMTYGGPGTATNTLPFLGYLQAFTRYDYGLGASTSVLAVAMVLLLAVVYARSIRREETRG; the protein is encoded by the coding sequence GTGACCACGGCGACCACCACACCACCCGCCCGGCGCCCAGGGCCAGGCCAGGCCAGGAAACGCCGACGGCGCCTCTCCCCGCACGCGCCGTTCGCCCTGCCCGCCGTGGTGGTGCTGGGACTGTTCTCGCTCTACCCGCTGATCCAGCTGCTGCGAATGAGCGTCTCAGACGTCTCCACCAGCAACCTCGGCCAGGACTGGGCATTCGTCGGTCTGCAGAACTATCTCGATGGCTTCGCCTCCGGGGCGACCGGGGACGCCCTGGCACGCACGGCGATCTTCGTCCTCGCGGTGACGATCCTTGGCATGATCGGGGGGTTCGCTGCCGCAGCCGCACTGCGCACCAAGGGCTGGTGGTCCTCCGTACTGCTCTCCCTGATGGTCTTCGCCTGGGCCCTGCCCCCGGTGGTGAACGGATCGGTGTGGAAGTTCCTGCTAGCGAGCGACGGCCTGGCCAACTCGATCGTCACCGGTCTGGGGTTCTCCGAGCGCCCGTTCCTGTACGACCAGTACTGGGCACTCGGGTCGGTCGCCGTGGTGAACGCATGGGCGGTGATCCCGTTCAACACACTTGTGTTCCGGGCCGCGCTGCTGCAGATCGACCGGGAGCAGTTCGAGGCGGCCGCCCTGGACGGAGCGAGCCGGTGGCAGGAGGTCCGGCACATCATGCTCCCGGCGGTGCGGCCCACCAGCCTGGTGCTGCTGATCCTGACCGTGGTGTACGGCTTCCGGTCCTTCGACTTCATCTACGTGATGACCTACGGAGGCCCGGGCACCGCCACCAATACCTTGCCCTTCCTCGGATATCTGCAGGCGTTCACCCGCTACGACTACGGCCTCGGGGCCTCAACCTCGGTGCTCGCCGTGGCGATGGTGCTCCTGCTCGCGGTGGTCTACGCCCGCTCGATCCGACGAGAGGAGACCCGAGGATGA
- a CDS encoding sugar ABC transporter substrate-binding protein: MTYSTHTPWQRRAVLLASGGLAVSLGLAACGSGTGLGGSDEEASDGAAGEGEQTLTVWHYFSEPNQVEVMDTYAEMFEDAHPDVTVENAYVPYDQIMSKVVSATGAGEGPDVVVFNGAETSTLALADVLVPLDNYLADWEDTDQLPESVLHSVNDQIYGVQGYVNLLGLWYNQDILDEIGVEPPQTMDELEAAMQAAVEAGYEGITMTGLPQGQGEWQAYPWLSHDGFSYDSPDAGALESAFSRVSGWVESGYLSPEVVNWDQTVPFQEFAAGDIAFAENGNWQMGAAEDASFEYGVVPLPLDDSGQVYLGGEGQGITANADDPDLAWEYLTTTYLSVEGQVAATETVGYIPSRSDAAEDEAVTSDELLSAFTETVAAYGASYPAQSIPPESVPDVQLAVGQAWSAVLGGQQDPEEAASQVIADLEPLLAEQ, encoded by the coding sequence GTGACCTACAGCACTCACACCCCATGGCAGCGTCGGGCGGTGCTTCTCGCCTCAGGCGGCCTTGCCGTCTCTCTCGGGCTCGCGGCCTGTGGATCGGGCACTGGACTCGGCGGATCTGATGAGGAGGCCTCGGACGGCGCTGCCGGCGAAGGCGAGCAGACCCTCACTGTCTGGCACTACTTCTCAGAGCCGAACCAGGTGGAGGTGATGGACACCTACGCCGAGATGTTCGAGGATGCCCATCCGGACGTCACGGTCGAGAACGCCTACGTCCCGTACGACCAGATCATGTCGAAGGTCGTCTCGGCCACGGGCGCCGGCGAGGGTCCGGACGTCGTGGTCTTCAACGGGGCCGAGACCTCGACGCTCGCCCTGGCCGATGTTCTCGTCCCACTCGACAACTACCTCGCCGACTGGGAAGACACCGACCAGCTTCCCGAGTCAGTCCTCCACTCGGTCAACGACCAGATCTACGGCGTTCAGGGGTACGTGAACCTGCTCGGTCTTTGGTACAACCAGGACATTCTCGACGAGATCGGCGTCGAGCCACCGCAGACGATGGACGAACTGGAAGCGGCGATGCAGGCGGCAGTCGAGGCCGGCTACGAAGGCATCACCATGACCGGACTCCCACAGGGGCAGGGCGAGTGGCAGGCCTACCCGTGGCTCTCCCACGACGGTTTCAGCTACGACTCCCCGGATGCGGGCGCGCTCGAGAGTGCGTTCAGCCGCGTCAGCGGCTGGGTCGAGTCCGGCTACCTCTCCCCCGAGGTCGTCAACTGGGATCAGACCGTGCCCTTCCAGGAGTTCGCCGCGGGGGACATCGCGTTCGCCGAGAACGGCAACTGGCAGATGGGCGCCGCTGAGGACGCCTCCTTCGAGTACGGAGTCGTCCCCCTCCCGCTCGACGACTCCGGCCAGGTCTACCTCGGTGGCGAGGGCCAGGGCATCACCGCCAATGCCGATGACCCGGATCTCGCCTGGGAGTACCTCACGACGACGTACCTCTCCGTGGAAGGACAGGTGGCGGCCACCGAGACGGTCGGCTACATCCCGTCCCGCTCCGATGCGGCCGAGGACGAGGCGGTCACCAGCGACGAGCTCCTCTCGGCCTTCACCGAGACCGTGGCGGCCTACGGAGCCAGCTATCCCGCGCAGTCCATCCCGCCGGAGTCCGTGCCGGACGTGCAGCTCGCAGTCGGTCAGGCCTGGAGCGCCGTCCTGGGCGGGCAGCAGGATCCCGAGGAGGCCGCCTCCCAGGTGATCGCCGACCTCGAGCCGCTACTCGCCGAGCAGTGA
- a CDS encoding LacI family DNA-binding transcriptional regulator has protein sequence MTGNSVRATLRDVASAAGVSLATASKALNGRSDVKADTRVRVLEAAEDLQFTPNSVAQHLVSGRTRSVGLITSDLVGRFSLPILRGVEGAFGSQQMSVLLTDAREDSIREQHHVRTLLGRKVDGLIVVGSRTDPRPSLGRHLPVPVVYTYAPSDDPQDLSLICDNVGAGELVTRHLLSLGRRRIAHILGDGTYQASHDRLAGITAALAEAGVELVGAHDMFGSWTESWGRAATTQIMDAHPRVDAIICSSDQIARGCLDSLRERGVTVPGDVAVASFDNWEILATGSRPELTSVDMNFQAMGKAAAEQIVVALDGEPRAGLLTQVCRLAIRGSTVGE, from the coding sequence ATGACTGGAAATTCGGTGCGCGCGACCCTGCGCGACGTGGCGTCCGCTGCCGGTGTCTCCCTCGCCACAGCGTCGAAAGCGCTCAACGGACGGTCCGATGTGAAGGCCGACACCCGTGTCCGGGTGCTGGAGGCGGCCGAGGATTTGCAGTTCACCCCCAACTCGGTGGCCCAGCACCTGGTCTCGGGGCGCACGCGCTCGGTGGGACTGATCACCTCCGATCTGGTCGGGCGCTTCTCGCTCCCGATCCTGCGCGGTGTCGAGGGAGCGTTCGGGTCACAGCAGATGTCGGTTCTGCTGACCGATGCTCGCGAGGACTCGATCCGCGAGCAGCACCATGTGCGCACCCTGCTCGGACGTAAGGTGGACGGGCTGATCGTCGTCGGTTCCCGCACCGACCCGCGGCCCTCCCTCGGCCGCCATCTCCCGGTGCCAGTGGTCTACACCTACGCCCCCTCGGACGATCCCCAGGATCTCTCCTTGATCTGCGACAACGTCGGCGCCGGTGAGCTGGTGACGCGACACCTGCTCTCGTTGGGCAGGCGCCGTATCGCCCACATCCTCGGCGACGGGACGTATCAGGCGTCGCACGACCGGCTTGCTGGGATCACTGCGGCGTTGGCGGAGGCGGGTGTGGAGCTGGTGGGCGCTCACGACATGTTCGGGTCGTGGACCGAGTCATGGGGGCGCGCCGCGACCACGCAGATCATGGATGCCCATCCCCGAGTCGACGCCATCATCTGTTCCTCGGATCAGATCGCCCGCGGCTGCTTGGACTCGTTGCGAGAGCGTGGAGTCACGGTGCCAGGCGATGTGGCGGTGGCCAGTTTCGACAACTGGGAGATCCTGGCCACGGGATCCCGGCCGGAACTGACCTCGGTCGACATGAACTTTCAGGCGATGGGCAAGGCTGCGGCCGAACAGATTGTCGTAGCGCTCGACGGCGAGCCGCGAGCGGGTCTGCTCACCCAGGTGTGCCGACTCGCGATCCGCGGGTCGACGGTGGGTGAGTGA